CTCACTCCGGAACAGCTCGCGGACTACTTCGAGGGCGAGGTCACCCCGGAGAATCTGGCCGCCGCCCTGGACCTGGGCTATCTGGCCACCGACGGCGACGAGATCGTCCACATCAGCCGCCGCCTGCTGGAGGTGTCGGCGGAGCTGGTACGGGAAGGGGTGCCGCTGGCCACGGTGCTCGCGGCCGGCCGCCGGGTCCGCGCGCACGCGGACGCGCTCGCCGAGCTGTTCGTAGGGGTGATGCGGGCCCACGCCGCGGAGACCGAACCGCCCCAACTGCGCCCGCTCGCCCGCGCGGTGGTGGACGCGGAACTCTCCATGGCACTGGACCGCCGCCTGCGCCACGAGAACACCGAGCACCCGCCGCAAACGCCCGCCCCCTGACGGGACGGCCCAAGCCCGCCCCCGCCCGCCCCCGCCCGCTCCCGCTACAGCTCGAAGACCACCGTCACCGGCGCGTGGTCACTCCACCGCTCACCGTGCGTCGCGGCCCGCTCGACCCAGCCCTTCACCGCGCGCCCGGCCAGCCCCGGCGTCGCCACCTGGTAGTCGATCCGCCAGCCCGCGTCGTTATCGAAGGCCCGCCCGCGGTAGGACCACCACGAGTACGGCCCCTCCTCCTCCGGGTGCAGCGCCCGTACGACATCGACGTACTCGGCCTCGTCGAAGACCCGGGTCAGCCACTCCCGCTCCTCGGGGAGGAAGCCGGAGTTCTTCTTGTTGGCCTTCCAGTTCTTCAGGTCGGCCTCCTGGTGGGCGATGTTCCAGTCGCCGCACACCACGACCTCACGCCCGTCGGCCGCCGCCCGCTCCTTGAGGCCCTTCAGATACGGCAGGAACGCGGCCATGAACCGCTCCTTCTCGTCCTGCTTCTCCGTGCCGACCTCCCCGGAGGGCAGATACAGGCTCGCGACCGTGACACCGGGCAGGTCGACCTCGATGTAGCGGCCGCTGGTGTCGAACTCCTCACTCCCGGCGTCCCCGAAGCCGCTGAACCCGATCTGCACGCGCTCGGGCGCACGCCGCGTGAAGAGGGAGACCCCCGCCCGCCCCTTGGCGGCGGCCGGTGCGTGCACGGTGTGCCAGCCCTCGGGTTCACGCACCTCGTCGGGCAGCTGCTGCGGCTCGGCCCGCACCTCCTGCAGACAGATCACATCGGCTTCGGTCCGGGCCAGCCACTCGACGAAGCCCTTTTTGGCGGCCGCGCGGAGCCCGTTTACATTGACGGTGGTCACAGTGAGCATTCCGGCACGATACCGACACCCGGCGTTCGCATACATGTACCATTGCCTGCATGAATATCCACCCTCGGCCTTTCGATCACGCCGATGCCGTCAAACTCAACGATCAGGTGCAGCTCGAATACGCCGCGCGGTACGGCGACGAGGGCGATGTCACACCGCTCGACGCGTCGATGTTCGAGCCGCCGAACGGTCTGTATCTCCTTGCCTACGATGCGCAGGGCTACCCGGTCGCCACCGGCGGCTGGCGCTCCCAGGAGCAGAACGACGAGGGCTACTCCGACGGCGACGCCGAGCTCAAGCGGATGTTCGTGATCCCCGAGGGCCGCGGCAACGGGCTGGCGCGCCGCATCCTGGCCGCCCTGGAGGCCGACGCCCGGGCGGCGGGCCGCAGCCGCATGGTGCTGGAGACCGGGGACAAGCAGCCCGAGGCGATCGCGTTGTACACATCCAGCGGCTACGCCCCGTGCGAGAAGTTCGGCCACTACCGCAAATACGAGAGCAGCCGCTGCTTCGCGAAGCCGCTGCGGTAACCGCAGCCGCGGAACCCCGGGCCGCAAGCCCCGGCCACGTACTGCCGGAACTCCCGCGTCAGCGTCGCACCCGGCCGACTCCCACATAGAAGCCACTGCGTTCGTCGGCCGGTGCGGGCTCCTCCTGATACCACTGCGTGGCGTACACCAGCCCGGGCTCGACGAGATCCAGGCCTTCGAAGAAGGGCTCGACCTCGCTCCGGGTACGCATCCGCAGCGGAATCGCCCCCTTCTTGTACGCGGTCTCGGTCTCCTGCCGCAGCTCGGGATGCTGGTCGGCGGTACCGTGCGAAAGCACCAGGAAGCTGCCCGCGGGCAGGGCGTCGACCAGGGTGCGTGTGATGCCGTACGGGTCCTGGTCATCCGGCAGGAAGTGCATCAGGGCGATCAGGGACAACGCGATGGGCCTGCTGAAGTCCAGCAGCTCACGGGCGCGTTCGAGGATCAGCTGCGGCTGCCGCACATCCGCGTGGATGTAGTCGGTGACGCCTTCCGGACTGCTGATCAGCAACGCTTCCGCGTGACGCAGGACGATCGGGTCGTTGTCCGCGTAGACGACCCGGGCGGCCGGTGCGACGGCCTGGACGACCTGGTGCAGATTGGGCGCCGTGGGTATACCGGTGCCGATGTCGAGGAACTGATCGACCCCCTTGCCTGCCAGCCAGGCGGAGGCCCGATGCATGAAGGCCCGGTTCCGCGCCGCGTTGCCCCGCGCCTCCTCGGGCAGCGTCTCCCCCACCTGCTGGTCGACCGGATAGTTGTCCTTCCCGCCCAGCAGCCAGTCGTAGACGCGAGCGGGGTGGGGCTTGCTGGTGTCGATCCGAGGCTTGGGCATTCCGGCCGTCACAGGACACTCCTCCGTACGGGGACATCACGAGCAACTGTGCACTCACCCCGCCGCGAGCCCCTGGCAGGCTCCACGGAACGGACGAGCACGGCCAGCCTAGTTGAGCCGCCCACCGTCGTTGACGGTCCGTGTGACCCCGTCCCCTCCTGAAGACCCCACAGGAACGCGATGGAATGCGATCTCTTCGTACGGGCTGCCGTCCCCTGTCTCATACAGAATCCCGACCGTCCTGTCATCGAGCTGCACCAGGTCCGAGTACCCGGCCTTCCGTGACGACAAGGTCAGCACCTTCCGGAACGAGTGCCCACCATCCGCGCTGTTCCAGAGGGCCATGGCGACTCGGCCGGACGGCACCGAAGGTCCGGAAAACAGCAACTCACCTCGCTCGCCCGCCAGTTGCAGCGCACTCCCCTGGACCATCGGGACGTCGCCGAGGGTCGGCTGCACCGCGTAGGGTCGGTCGAGCGACGCAGCACCGTCACCGGAATAGGCATCCAGACGATTGCCCGGACTCGTCCCGCGCTGATTCCTGGCGCCGAAGTACAGGCGACCGTCCGGCAGTTGTGCGGCAATGGATTCATTCGCATTCACCGCACCGTCGTAAGTGTCATCCACAAATCCGAGGTGCCAGGACCGGCCCGAATCGTCACTGTAGATCGCATGCGCCCCGTAGTACTTGGGCTCCTGACCGGTGTCCCCGGACCCGGCAAGGGGCGCAGCGGAGTGGTTCGCGGGCACCACCAGCCGGCCGGCATGCTCACCGCGGGTCAGCGCGACCGCATGGCCCGGCCCCGTCGCGTACCACCGCCAGTCCGCGCGCTTCACCGCTGATGTGATCTCACGCGGCTCCGAGAACGACCGCCCCTCGTCCTGGCTCGTCTGCACGAACACCCGACGGCTCTCCGCATCCGCCGCCTCGCCCCTGAGTATCTGATCCTCGGTCACCTCACCGCTGTTGTACGAGGTGACGAGCACGATGTCGCCGGTACGCGGGTCGACCACCGGTGCCGGATTGCCCCGGGTGTCCCCCCGGCCTGCCGCGACAACCTGCAGCGGCCCCCAGGTGCAGCCCCCGTCACGGGACCGCCTGACCACGACGTCGATGTCACCACTGTCCCCCCGCCCGCCGACACGGCCTTCGGCGAACGCAAGCAGCGCACCCGCGCGCGTCCGCACGACGGCAGGTATCCGGAACGAGGCATAGCCACCGGAACCCGAGCTGTACGGAATCGACAGCGTGCAGCCTCGTTCCGAACCCCTGGCCCTGTCGTCCGGCTCGTCCGCCCCGGATTGCACCTTCACCGCACCCGCCACAGCAATCACGACCAAACCGAGAACGAAGAATCTTCGACGGAGAGAAAAACGAGCCATGAATTCCACCCCTCAGCACATCCAATGCCGCCGCCTACGCCGCACCGAGCTTAAGCAATGGTCCACGCCGGGCGAGGGCCCCGCCGGGTCAGCCGAGCTCGCCCCCGCCGGGTCAGCCGAGCTCGCCCCCGCCGGCCAAGGCCCCTGACGGCCGGATCTGCAATTCCTTCATGCGCGAGCGCACTTGAGGAGAGTCATTTCCGCGGGGCCGGCAGGGTCAGAACCGCACCTCCCGGAACGCCAAGATCCCGCCAGGTCTTCACGACCTGACGGGATCTTGTGTGCGGTGGACCTGTGGGGATTTGAACCCCAGACCCCCTCGATGCGAACGAGGTGCGCTACCAGACTGCGCCACAGGCCCTTGCAACGAGAGAAACTCTAGCACCCCCTCGGGGGTGCTCGGAAATCCGGTCCTTGCTGGTCAGCCGAGTCGGGGTCACAGCGGGGCCGAAGGGGCTCACTCGTTGGCCGCTCGGGGGCGTTCCCCGTCCTCGTACTGGTCGAAGAGCGGGGTCCGGCCGCGGTCGCGGGTGCGGCGGGACTGGTTGGTGCGCTGGCGCGGGGCCGGGTCGACGGGGGGCACCGTGGGGTGCGAGGTGCCCGTCTGGGTGGGCTCGGCGGTGCTGGAGCGGGCCGCGCTCCAGGTCTCCGGGTTGCCGACCTCGACGCCGCCCGTGGCGCGCGGGGCGACCGGGGCGGTGACGTATGTCGGCAGGGGAACCGGGACCGGCTCCCAGCTGTCGCCCTGGACCTGGCCCCGTTCGCGCTGCTGGTCCACCCATTCCGCGTGGTCCGTCTGCTCGACCAGGGCGCGGCGGCCGGCCTCCTGCGGGGAGAGCGCGGGAGCCGGCTCGGGCTCGGGGCGGCGCCCTTCGGGCTCCTCGTCGGCCTCGGCGGGGGCCGTGGTCGCGGGCTGGTGCCTGCGGGGACGGTTCTCGCGCAGATGCTGCGCCGCCACCTCGGCCCGGCGCCGGTCCATGGTGAAGGCGAACCGGCGTCGCTCCTGGGCGCGCAGATGCACGATGTACGTGCTCAGCAGCACCGCCGGAACCGCGGGTGCCCAGAGGAAGCCGAGGCCGCCGACCGCCGCGACGATCGCGCCGAGGGTGAAGGCGAGGAAGAGGACGACGGTGGTACGCCGACGGCGCGCGAGGACCTGGAGGCGCTGGGCGCGCCGGACGCGCTCGGCGTCCGCCTCACCGCCCGGGCGCTGGCGCGCGCGCCGCGCGGGACCGGGTTCGGGGCGCTCCCGCGCCATGCGCTCGGGCGCGGGAGCCGGGTCGTGCACCCGGGCTTCGGTATGCGCCTCGGGCGCGGCGAAGGCCCGGACGTCCACGGAATCCATTCGGTCCGTAATCACGTCCGGGTCGGCGTCGGGTGCCGCCTCCTCGGTGGTGCGCTCCCGCAGCTCCTTGGCGTACCGGCGCTCCATGGCCGCCCGTCCGGACAGCAGCCGGATGGCGGTGCTGAAGCGTTCCGTCGGACGGGCTTCGTTGAGCTCGTCCTGCCTGCGGAGCCACATCGGCACCAAGTAGGCGGCCCAGGCCCCGACGATGACTGCATAGATCAGGCCGCTGCTGCTCACGTCTCACACCGTAGAGGGGTTTGCACGGGGACATCCGCCAATTGGCCCGGTGTGTCGCACGATCCGGCTGATATCAAGGACTTTTTTTGTGATTGTTCAGATCAGCGGTGGGTGTTTGCGCGCTCGTTAGTGGTCATCTGCCGATCAATATCGAACACTTATTTTATTTCTCGTGGCGTTCCGGGGTGCGCCCGGTGCCAGCGCCGGAGCAGTCCGTCGGGCACTTCCTCCGCCGTGAGCGCATAGATCAGATGGTCCCGCCAGGCGCCGTCGATGTGGAGATAGCGCGGACGCAGACCCTCCTCACGGAATCCCAGTTTCTCGACGACCC
This sequence is a window from Streptomyces sp. NBC_01217. Protein-coding genes within it:
- a CDS encoding MerR family transcriptional regulator — translated: MEELAKEAGIPVRTVRFYRERGLISPPRREGRIAWYDDHHLARLRTIAGLLERGHTLTGIADLARTFESGRDVAEVLGLGEPTEETPVRLTPEQLADYFEGEVTPENLAAALDLGYLATDGDEIVHISRRLLEVSAELVREGVPLATVLAAGRRVRAHADALAELFVGVMRAHAAETEPPQLRPLARAVVDAELSMALDRRLRHENTEHPPQTPAP
- a CDS encoding exodeoxyribonuclease III — translated: MLTVTTVNVNGLRAAAKKGFVEWLARTEADVICLQEVRAEPQQLPDEVREPEGWHTVHAPAAAKGRAGVSLFTRRAPERVQIGFSGFGDAGSEEFDTSGRYIEVDLPGVTVASLYLPSGEVGTEKQDEKERFMAAFLPYLKGLKERAAADGREVVVCGDWNIAHQEADLKNWKANKKNSGFLPEEREWLTRVFDEAEYVDVVRALHPEEEGPYSWWSYRGRAFDNDAGWRIDYQVATPGLAGRAVKGWVERAATHGERWSDHAPVTVVFEL
- a CDS encoding GNAT family N-acetyltransferase encodes the protein MNIHPRPFDHADAVKLNDQVQLEYAARYGDEGDVTPLDASMFEPPNGLYLLAYDAQGYPVATGGWRSQEQNDEGYSDGDAELKRMFVIPEGRGNGLARRILAALEADARAAGRSRMVLETGDKQPEAIALYTSSGYAPCEKFGHYRKYESSRCFAKPLR
- a CDS encoding SAM-dependent methyltransferase encodes the protein MTAGMPKPRIDTSKPHPARVYDWLLGGKDNYPVDQQVGETLPEEARGNAARNRAFMHRASAWLAGKGVDQFLDIGTGIPTAPNLHQVVQAVAPAARVVYADNDPIVLRHAEALLISSPEGVTDYIHADVRQPQLILERARELLDFSRPIALSLIALMHFLPDDQDPYGITRTLVDALPAGSFLVLSHGTADQHPELRQETETAYKKGAIPLRMRTRSEVEPFFEGLDLVEPGLVYATQWYQEEPAPADERSGFYVGVGRVRR
- a CDS encoding sialidase family protein → MARFSLRRRFFVLGLVVIAVAGAVKVQSGADEPDDRARGSERGCTLSIPYSSGSGGYASFRIPAVVRTRAGALLAFAEGRVGGRGDSGDIDVVVRRSRDGGCTWGPLQVVAAGRGDTRGNPAPVVDPRTGDIVLVTSYNSGEVTEDQILRGEAADAESRRVFVQTSQDEGRSFSEPREITSAVKRADWRWYATGPGHAVALTRGEHAGRLVVPANHSAAPLAGSGDTGQEPKYYGAHAIYSDDSGRSWHLGFVDDTYDGAVNANESIAAQLPDGRLYFGARNQRGTSPGNRLDAYSGDGAASLDRPYAVQPTLGDVPMVQGSALQLAGERGELLFSGPSVPSGRVAMALWNSADGGHSFRKVLTLSSRKAGYSDLVQLDDRTVGILYETGDGSPYEEIAFHRVPVGSSGGDGVTRTVNDGGRLN
- the sepX gene encoding divisome protein SepX/GlpR; protein product: MSSSGLIYAVIVGAWAAYLVPMWLRRQDELNEARPTERFSTAIRLLSGRAAMERRYAKELRERTTEEAAPDADPDVITDRMDSVDVRAFAAPEAHTEARVHDPAPAPERMARERPEPGPARRARQRPGGEADAERVRRAQRLQVLARRRRTTVVLFLAFTLGAIVAAVGGLGFLWAPAVPAVLLSTYIVHLRAQERRRFAFTMDRRRAEVAAQHLRENRPRRHQPATTAPAEADEEPEGRRPEPEPAPALSPQEAGRRALVEQTDHAEWVDQQRERGQVQGDSWEPVPVPLPTYVTAPVAPRATGGVEVGNPETWSAARSSTAEPTQTGTSHPTVPPVDPAPRQRTNQSRRTRDRGRTPLFDQYEDGERPRAANE